The genomic DNA GTGGCGCTCATGAACGACCTGGTGCGCGTGTGCCTGCTGCTGGCCAGCCATGCGCCCGTGAACGAGCTGCTCTCCGGCCACGTGACCAAACCCACCGTGGCCAGGGTGGGTGGCACCATCGAGCTGGCCGTGGACCCGGCGCGCGTGCGCATCGGCATGCAGGTGGTGATCCGCTCCGGAGACCACACGGTGCAGGCGGTGGTGGAGGACCTGGCGTCCAACGTGGTGCGCGCGCGCGTGCTGTCGGCCTCGTCGGAGACGGTGCACCTTCAGGAGAAGGCCTCGGCGCGCTTCGCCGATCCCGCCCGCGGTGCCAGCGCCCTCATTCCCCTCATGGGCTACAACGGGTAGGGGGAACGATGAGGCGCGTGGGCACCGTCCGTCTGGCGGCCAGGAGCGACGCCCTCGTGCGCCGTGGCGCCCTGCTGCTCGAGGATGCCCTGCGCACCGCCTCGTTCCCCGACGCCGGACCCGGCCGGGTGCTCCTCATCCGCTCTCTCCGGGTCGGTGTCATCCACGGCCACCTGCCACCGGCGAGCCTCGCGCTCAGCCTGGAGCAGCGGGTGCGCGAGCTGGCCATATCCGCCGTGTATGCCGGAGAGGACTCGGCCGTGCACCGTGACGCCGTCTTCTTCCGGGATGACGCGGAGCCCCCCGTCGCGCTCGCGCGGCGCCTGGTGCGCGGAGCGCCCGTGACGGGTTGGTTCTGGCCCCTCGCCGTGCCGGGCTTCCACCCCGCCCAGCCCCGGGACGAGGCCCTGCGCCTGGTGCTCGCCACCGCGCTCCGGACGAGCGCCGGACCCGCTGCCGTGGTGCGGCTCGTCGAGGCCCTGCACGCGGAAGGTGGCCTCGACATGCTGCTCGGTGCCCTGCGGTGGGACGAGGGCCCCGTGCTCCTCCAGTCCCTCGGAGGCTCACCGCCGGGCCCGGCTCTTCCGCCCGAGATGCCGGCGCCTGGAGAAACGGCGGAGGTGCTTCCCTCCGCTCCGCTGCGTGCCTCGGTCGCCCGGTGGGTGGAGACGTGGGGTGTCGGGGACGCGCGCTCGGTCTGGCTCACGGCCGTGGTGCTCGTGATCGATCGATGGGGGCGCCTCGCGGATGTCCGGCTGGTCGAACGGGCGGCACGCCTCGCCACCGGGCTCGTGTCCGGACCGGCCAGGACGGCACGGGGGCGGGACGGACACGAAGCACCGCCCTCCCCACCCGTGGCGCGCAGTGGATCCACCGAGGCGCGCCCTTCCGAGGGGAACGGGCACGAGGGCGGCGTCCCCTCCCCGGCCGGCAGCGGGAAACCTCCCAGGGCCGATGCTCCTGGATCGGACTCCGGGTCCGCTCCCACCACCCCACGACACGGGCCGGAGTCCGCTCCCATCCCCTCGGAGCCTCCGGCCAGCTCCGCGCTCGTGGCTCACGAACGCCCCGTCCCGGAGGCGCCGGGAATGGACGCGGGCTCGCCGGAAAACACCCGCTCCGCCCTTCCGGCCATCGCCGCGGAACCGCCCTCCACCGGGCGCGGCTCGCACGAGACGGAGGCTCCCTCCAGGCCCGAGACGGAACCGTACGCACCGTGGCCGGAGTTCCCTCGTCCCACGGCGGCCGGTGGGCTGCTCTTCCTGGTGCCCGTTCTCGAACGGCTCGGGATCTCCACGCTTCTCGAGGAGCACCCGTCCCTGATCGATCTCGACCTGCCGGACCGGCTCCTCTCGTTCATCGCCGAGCGGCTCGGCGTCCCCGCGACGGACCCCTCGCGCGTGATTCTCGAGACCCGCCTCCGAGGTCCGAGACCCGCGCACTGCCCCTTCGCCCTTCCCGAGCGCCTGCGCGCACAGGTGGCCAGGAGCGGAGATGCCCCCCTGGCCTTCCACGAGGGAGAACCCACGAAGCGCGCCGTGCTCACCGACGCAACGGGGAGACTCCCGCTCGCCGTCACCTACGGTGTGGAACCCGGAGGAACGCCCCCTCCGCCGGGGCGCACGCTCGCGCCCGCGCTGCGCGGGGAGGACGACCTCGGGCTGCTGCTCCAGGGCCTGCGGACAGCGGCACGGCGGTGGTGCCGCCGCTACGCACGGCTCGGGCTCCACGAGCTCGTGTGCCGCCCCGGGCGCATCACGGCGACGCGCACCCATGTCGATGTCCTGTTCGACATCCAGCAGGCCGACATCCGCGTGCGAAGCGCGGGGCTCGACATCGATCCTGGCTGGGTCCCATGGCTCGGCCGGGTGGTGAGATTCCATTACCTGCATGGGGAGTCGTGAGGGCACGGATGACTTTCGAAGGCCGGAGAACTCCCATGGGCACCCTTTTCCCGACGCCCCTCACCCTCGGCCACCTGGCCCTGGCGGCACTGGCGCGGCAGATCGCCGCCGCCGATGACACCCACCTCGAGACCCAGGTCCTGCGCCAGACCAAGGCCCTGGTGGAGGCCCAGCACTCCGACTGGCTCGCGGGCGCACGGGCCCGCATGGAGGAGCCCGCCCCCGTGGACGTGCCCCTCGTGCGGCTCGGCCGGGAGCTGGGCCTCACCCTCCTGGAGCAGCTCGCCGTGGCGCTCGCCGCGGCCGTGGAGGAGGAGCAGCTGGTGGGCCGCGTCCTCGCCTACATCCAGTCCCCCACCGGCACCTCCCGTCCCATGTTGGGCCTCATCGCCTCGGCCCTCGCCGAGGCGGCTCCCCCGGGCATCACCCCCCTGCACGCCCTCTCCAATGGCGCCGCCTTCCAGAGCCGGCTCCTCTCCCGGCTCGGCACGGAGGAACCCCTCGCCGAGCAGTCCTTCGCGCTCCCCCTGCCCCTCTACCTCGCCCTCCGGGGCCAGGATGGTGCGTGGCCCGGGACGACGCTCGGGCTCGGCGCCTACCCCGAGGTCCCCCTGCCGGCCTCCGTCCTCGAGCAGGTGCGCCGCCACGCGGACACCCTCGCCACCCAGCCGCGGAGCGCGCTGCTGCTGCGCGGCGCCTCGCCGGCCGAGACCCGCACCGTGGCGTCCGCGCTGGCCGCCGCCCTGGGCCGCCGCCCTCTCTTCATCGAGACCGACCGGCTCGACGCGCTCGGCCCCTATCTCCAACTGCGCTCGCTGCTGCCCGTGTTCTGCTTCGACCTGGCCCCTGGCGAGCGCAAGCTGGTGCCGCTGCTGCCCTTCTACGACGGCCCCGTCCTGCTCACCTGCGGACCGGAGGGTAACCTCGAATGGCCCACGGGCAGCATGCTCCCCTGGTCCCTGCCCATGCCCGGACGGGACGAGCGCCGTGCGCTCTGGGAGACGTCGCTGGGTGATGCCGCGCTGGCCGAGCACCTCGCCAGCGCCCACCGCCACCGTGCCGGGAGGATCGCCCACCTGGGCCGCATGGCGCGGCGCCACGCCGCCGTGCGGGGCCTGTCCAGACCCGAGGAGCGGGATCTGCTGGACGCGGCGTGGTCGGACGAGGGAGGCGGGCTGGGCGCGCTGGCCCAGGCCCTGCCCGA from Archangium lipolyticum includes the following:
- a CDS encoding ATP-binding protein, which gives rise to MGTLFPTPLTLGHLALAALARQIAAADDTHLETQVLRQTKALVEAQHSDWLAGARARMEEPAPVDVPLVRLGRELGLTLLEQLAVALAAAVEEEQLVGRVLAYIQSPTGTSRPMLGLIASALAEAAPPGITPLHALSNGAAFQSRLLSRLGTEEPLAEQSFALPLPLYLALRGQDGAWPGTTLGLGAYPEVPLPASVLEQVRRHADTLATQPRSALLLRGASPAETRTVASALAAALGRRPLFIETDRLDALGPYLQLRSLLPVFCFDLAPGERKLVPLLPFYDGPVLLTCGPEGNLEWPTGSMLPWSLPMPGRDERRALWETSLGDAALAEHLASAHRHRAGRIAHLGRMARRHAAVRGLSRPEERDLLDAAWSDEGGGLGALAQALPERISDQALVAPPAISAELEALLLRCRSRDGLAEGLGASATTRYRTGVTALLVGPSGTGKTLAAGWLATRLGMPLYRVDLASVTSKYIGETEKNLAQLFARAEHAEVMLLFDEADSLFGRRTDIRDSNDRFANAQTNYLLQRIESFDGVALLTSNSKGRFDPAFMRRLDAIIEFPMPGPEERRALWLSHLGEGHQVAPKDLNRLAAMAELSGGHIRNAVLLAAVLARGEGRPIEYADLLRGFASEYRKLGRHVPTELRPGGN